ACATTCATATTCATAGCCACAATAATATAGACCTTTCCATTGTTTGATTTTAGTTTTGCTtcgctatattctattttcttcgtaacGGCGATATTTTGGTAACGggtatacaaaagaaaagatgtagagttttcctagaaataattacttcaacagttttgaaagttttacaattaatatagCTTGAGCTTTTATCAAAGAGAATAACCAGAAGCACATAAGAAGGCGACGATATATTTTAAGTGTTCTAACTGATCGTTTACAATCATTGCGacgaatttcgaaaaatctggtaataaaagtatgaaaacAATTTACATACGTGCATATAAAATGTTCGTATGCCcggattaaattatattatatcgacaatatttaacaaaaccAATTTCTGAATATAAGATTGTAAGATTAAATGGATATTAATTAATGCCTTTATTTCTGTTCGTTTCATTCAGGTATACGTATGCGAAGAATGCGGTCACACGACGCAGGAGCCGGAGGTCCATTACCTACATCTGAAAGATAAACACCCATACAGCCCGGCCTTGTTGAAGTTCTATGATAAGCGGcattttaaatttaccaaCAGCAATTTTGCCAACATGTTGCTCCAGGTGCGCAGATAGACTCCAATTAGAGTACAgtataattgtttaaaatgtCATATAAgtaatggaaaaagaaacaataataAGAGGTAACGAGAACGTGATCGGTAATTGTTTAACTTTGCACCGTGTGTTTCTCCGTTCCTTGgtagacaaaaaaaagaaataatgtttGAAATTGCAAAGTTAGATAGATAGGCAGGGAAGGGTGGGAAGAAATGCAAACCTGATCAAAATAGTAAAcgttaataaattcataagaGATAGAACAAAAggatatatgtttatatataaatatatgtatagataaatataaaaagatgatGTGTAGGGTACGTGAAGAGagacgaggaaaaagaaatccaATATTCGAACAAAAAGAATAGCAGAAGCAAGAACACGAAATTGTTCTTCGTCATGTAACTCTTCAGGGTGGCCTGTTGCAACGAGAATCGCGGAATACGGACAGCTGCGTAAAATCAGCCTCGAAAAGCCTCGAAGCACCTCTTCAACGTGCCACGACATTGTTGCACCTGAGTCGAGCTTCCAGCTTGTGATGATGACTACAAAGATAGCGAGATGAcaaagaagaggaaggaagaaacgaaggaaagaagaacgaagaggGAGGCTGACTACGATTTTTTAGCTACTCAACTGGAAGGCCATCAAACGCATCTTGAAATAAACGTCGCGCGAAAAGTACCTGCAGATGGCCCCCTTAAGCGGTGATACACGACGGCGTCGAGAGCCGATGACGATCAGATTAATTGCGAGAATCCACGTGAATCTCATAATTGTCCACGAGATTTGTACTGACCCATGAATCCCAGAGCATACGCataaaaacagaaaagtaCATTTGCATACACAGTATTGCCTTATTGAGTACACGATAACTGACGCGTAAGGTTTCGTCAACCACATATAGgtagatatataatatatgtatatgtgtagaCTATGATATTTAGGTTAcaaaaaaatacgaaagataaagtagcgaagaaaaagaaaaattatacccAAAGACTCGGATCGAACGTTTCAGGAATGATGACCATTTCTTCTCGTCCTTACCACGAGATGGGATTACGCGGTCCTTTTTAgaacgttcttttttcttttcttttaacgaTACACGGCAAGTTACGTTGCTTTCCGACTTAGAGGGTAAAAAATTACGTAGAAGTATCTGACATTTGCACGAGACCTGTGTCAGgtatttctcaaattttcgTTACACCGAGATAACGATACATATTTTGGTAAACATATCGTGTCTTGAGGTAATTGTTCTTATTTCCAATCGTTGCGTTTCGACTGAGGCATTTCTGAGAAAAGGGGAatgcaaaaagaaattttttgtttgttcttttcttttaaataatagacgcCTATCGGTACGCGCTTTGGGAAATCTGtgatataataacaattttactcATTCCTCCGCGCACAAGATTTCGCTTATTGCACCTTGGTTCTTTCATGGGACGAGCACTGTCATAGTAAAGTGAAAATACACGATACACATATACACAATTCCTCGCGGTGTTTTCTGTATACAGAAAATCCCcttcttctatttattttctgatttCAATCGTTgacattcttttttattttaaattcgatatgattcattttatatatcaaatttttttatatgtcaAAGGTTTCATTACTTTCAATTTcttagtaaaattaatatattgacAAACGCCAAAAAGGCAGTGCATATACAGACAAAGATAATGGGGTTTCGTGCAATTCTATGGTGGTAGGTTACATGATTACTTGGGCGACACATGTATAACAGCGTACGAATCTGTTCGCGATTCGATTTATCAATAAAGGAACAATCCGAGTCATCATCTAGGCGCTTATACATAATTTCGCGAAAAACTTAAATCCAGGTTATGCAAATAGAAAGATCTGCTGGTATCAAACCGAATTGTACTCCGCGAAACGGGTATATACTCTTTTAAAAACACCAATTGGTTTCTGACTAAATTGCACAATTCATATAATGTTCTTAGAAATCTTAACATATCATATTTTGCCGTTAGACAAATCAATCTTTCGAAATCTAAATCgattttaaaatctaaaaaccGTTTAAAATTTTCGAGATCTTATCACGGTTTTATTAAGATGTTATTTGAATATTGGGACATATACATACTAGGACACTTTGCAATTCAATTACATCActtattcatttcttttcacACAAGcaaaacaataatataagAGCTGAAATAAACACAATGAAAAACACGTTTCGAAACGTACATTTAAGTTGTGATATTTTCCTTCGAACATAGGTATGTTTCCAGCAAATTCACAAAGTGTAAATAGTATTCACACACAAGTAATTGTTAGAGTATTTTCAAcattctttatcattttaCAGTATATCATGCGGACGAATAGCACAACTTGTATAtagcaaatattaattagGTTGCACGAGACGTAAACAGTCTTAAACATTTGATTATCTGgtaccttttcttttttgtatcgATAATGTATACTATTTTCGCTATATTATATCTTGACAATACTCGGGAATAATAGTACTTCTCGTGGtaatctattaattataactaatactattttattgctaatgttattgtattttaattttaatataatattattattatataattattattatataagtaataataaatattattatttctattatgattatttaatttacgtCCAGTATTGTTTGAAACTAGCATTGAGATACTTCTACTAtcattattaatacaaatctACATTTTATACCCACTATCATTTGCACCAATATTCACCAATAGTTATTTATCTTGACCTTTCAAGACGCGTCAGGACACTCTATCACCTTTCCCTCTTCTAGTATTATTGCAATATTATGTTTTCCaactgtttaatattatattattattaatatcgatatttctcctcaattaataattctgactatatatttactttattaataatttagaaatatataaatatatatttgtatatgcaTTAcctatatacctatatatctatacaaatatatagatatgcagatagatagatacataaattaaaaaaaatatatatatcgacgTTATCACATGCTATTAATAAAGTGCGCCATGTACGTTCGAATTTTGAATGAGCGTCAAATGACTAATGTATGCGTGAAAGATAGAAATGAGTGTGTTCCGCACGACTGTTCAATATACTGTGTATGATGGATCTTGGAGAATTTGAAATCTTAAAGTGTCAAGCAATactaataaaacattataatgttttacatCACACATAGACACTGATCTAAGCTCTCAACCCTGTCGTCATTCATTGATACTAAATTTAACGAATTGCGAATACGCGCTGTCTGTTTAtgtagaaatagaagaaataataaaagtaatattatatgcaCACGTGTCAATTTATTTCTGCaactatgtttatttttaatactttatatacGGAGCGTCTGAAGAGGATGATCATATGTATTAAGAACTAGTTACacacaatttatataaatatatgtatatatgtggaATTTGcatatctttaatatttgtatttctgcTCATTAATtgcattaatataatacaatctATGAGTCATGCAATCCTTCCGTTCACCAATCTCTTTATAGCAAAGCGTAGCCAAAGATTCTTCGTGGAGGAATCTCTAACGGAAGAAACAGCGCCAATGATACAAGGGACTGGTCGGACGCACAAATGGTCATCTACCAAACTTGCGTTTCGATGCGCTCGCAAGGCTGCAATATCAAAATGATAAGAGACAGAGATACTGCTACGGTTAAACTACTACTCCAGGATGTGTTTTATCTGCAACAGAGAATGATGCCGGTGTGTGATGATTCCTCGGTAGAGATGCAACGAACGAGTATGCGCACGGTGGGTCAAAATTACTGGATGGTCGTTTGTCGGCGGCCTGCTCGACTTCGACTCTGCGAGATCGGTGTTTATTCGTCGATTAACGCTATTTAGCTCGGTAAACAAGCAAGGAAATCGATCTCTTAGAAACGATTTCACGGTGCTTTCGTCTCCTCCACGACTCGAGCTTCATCAGCGATATCGTACacttgtcttttttttttttttatttactcaCTACTGATTACGGAGCTGAACGGCATGAATCTGGGCTTCGCAGGTACTTTCGGCACGTCCTTTCGACCTCTCGGTGATTTCTCCTCGTTGAGAAGACCTTTCACCTACgatcaattgttttatttcaatggTTATTATAAGTTTCGTTTTAACTACATGCTTTATAATCTAACATAGCCAACCTGTTCGTCGATTGCGTTAAACTGCCATTTCCACGTATGATTGTACAAGAAAGGTCGATGATCGAATCTATTGTCGTCGGGACTGTAAGTCTCGGCGTGGCAAGATGGTGTCAAGATAGTCATTTTATGACGATTTATAGCATAACATCTATAAAAGTGTTTCACCTTATCTGCCACCTATAAgtgaaatcaaatttaaaaatatctgtagCAACAATGGCTGCTGCTAATTATAACTATATTTACTTCTTTTGAGGTACATTTATCCCACATGTGGACGAGTCTGCAGAACATTGTGAAGGGACCTGCACAATCCTGTTTCCTTAAACGTCCAAAAATACCAAGCTCCTTGTACGTCATACCCATATCGATCTCATCAAGCTGCGCAAGCTGTCCTCCTTGAAGAGGTTCCAATTCTGCGGTAGCAGGAGCATCTAAGATTTTATCTAAAGCAGTTATTCCATGTTTTCTCCTGAAATAAACATAATGGTTGATCTTATATGTGTCAAAATAACTATCTTAGAAGGATACCAGTTTTAAGGATGCCAGTTATTGACCTAAAGTAAGAAAGGAATGACTTTAAGTCGTTTTTTGCAATTCCACCGATAGGATTGATATCGGCACTGCTGCAATCATATTTGGTAAAATACCCACGAAGCGCTTCATCAACGTTACTGCTCCCTAATACCAGAAGACCACCCGGTCGTCCTCTGACCCAGAGCATCAATTGGGCAAACAGATAAGCTATCACCATTCTCAAGCGTgccttaaaaaatttaaaataattaaaaacttattTGTTTCTCACaagaatgataaatataatagcaGAAATCAACCTGGATATTCTGCAGAGCTAAATTTTCTCTAGGAGACCCTCCTTGCACCTTAAATCTCGGTGTCAGCTTAGTAACTTGTTGGAAAATCGTTAGAATGGCAGACACAGCAACATCGATTACTATACTGTGATGATAAGAGCCAATCTGATTAGCGAGTTCAGCTGCTCGCGCCTTTGTTTCGGCCGATGAATTTTCAGTACCCATATAGCATGTGACAAGAAGGGTGTTGCACAGCTGTTTTGGATCAGTCGGTACATATTCACAGTCTCCGACTATTTTCCTGATGTCTGACAATACCTGTGCGTCTAATTGGagacatttattaaatacgtcCTCTAatgataatacaaaaataacacGTACCTCCTTTGTTAACCGAATCCACGATCATATCACACATGGAATAAACCATGCACGCTGATGACGCAGAATCGACACCGCCACTCAAGGGTAAGAAAAATCCACCTTGGCAAGAGCGCCTTTTACAAAAAGacgttagtaagtaaataataaataaatatttaattataaataaagtaacgAACCTTAGATAGTCCCAGAGCCAGCATGCAGGGGCCAACGAAATTTCTTCATCTGGTGTATGATAAACAAGTTTTCCTGTTGCGTTTTCATCTTCATAAGGACCTAAGTCTACATCGATCGGTCGATCTGGAGGAATTGAGATCAAAATATCGGAAGTTAGAGCAAAATCCACCTTTATGCGTGGATAGCTTGGTTGTCTGGCAGCTAGATGAGACCTTGACCTAATGTTATTTCTATAACTCctatggaaaaagaaaacaattaaCTCAAAACGGAAGTTGAACTTTAATGAATATTACAAACCTTATATCCTCGAGATCAAAGGTTGCCACAATGACTTCCACTTCATCCAATGCAAACTGCTTACCACGGTTCAAGATCTGACCATTCAAAGTAATAGAGGATCCACCACTGAAGTATAATCTAGAACCATCACATCCTCTCAAATTACTGAACATGTAACATCCACCTGATTTGAACGTAGCCGACTTAACTAAGTCTACGGTGACGTAAGCTTTCCGTAGTTCGAAATATGATCCACTACCTTCaagagaaaaaattgaaatcatatatataagccacaaagtaaaaaataaatacacagTAGTATGCAAAAGTTTTTGACTGCATAAATTTTCTACTTCATGTTCTAAAAGCGATTTTAGATTTAATATCTTATTCTGTTAAAAAAACAGTGCAATAAATGAACACTGTTATAACATaggtatacatgtatacattttgaaatgtGATACATGCGTTTACCAATgtaaatacatgtatatataagtGCTTGTACATTGTTTTGTCAATTACCATTTGCGATAATTTCAACACCATCCAAGCACATTGGAATATGATTGCTCATCGGGTTCCAGAGCTCTTCGCAAATTTCGAATCCTACGCACGTGTCCCTGGTTGAAATAACAGCATCGCCAAATGGCACCACTGTCTGGTTAGTGATCTGAGATATCATTCTAGGCAGAAAGTAGTCCTCCACCGTGCGTTCCTGCATAAACAATTAGCACTTGTAGACAGACGCTCGGTATCAAGCCTAAGACTAGAAGGTCAAGAACTATTCTGATTTCTTATGCATCGTGCGTGCAATCTGAAAGAATGACCTTGGTCCACGGCGAGAACCACCTGGATTCTCTATAATTGCCGTCCTCGCACAATTGCATCTTGGGTCTGATAAGCAGAATTCGTCGATTCAGAAATGCCACTCTGCAGTTGTACGTCACATTCTTGTGCATGACCGGCATACCAACATCTACCAGCATGTCCTCGGTTGCCGGTGATTTAAGAATCGTCGCGAGTACTTCCCAGCTGTGAAGCAATGTATCTGACTCGTAGAAATGATCCTCGCAACTGTAACCACTATTCGACagagttaatagtatatatcttctttatgatttaaaaaaataaagatcctttagtattttataattagactgcagatgtttatgcaaacgaattttatgaatacaaaGAGACGACATctagataaaaatttgtccCACTCTCTAGATATaacaaatactttattttagatattttagatatttttgtgTATCATATGCATTCCGTGCATTCTTGCGCTtgtaaatttcccataaatgcacaAAATCCACATCTAGTTATAATATTgcattatttttttgttttttaaaaagaaaattttacgaaatttctaGCTCTGGTCCACTTCTATAAGTAGCGCCAGCATCTTTAGCCTCTTGAATACTTTGCAAGATTCTCCTGGAATTCCCATCGAAATCCAATGCCCACTGATTCAGTGAACAAACTGCTACCGTCACTGTACGACccatctttaaaaaattcttcttttcttccaaaatttcaaacaaagcGATGGTTAACAGGGActatctataaaaaataaaactggaTATTATTAACCATAAAACATTATCCTCGTtgtctaaaaattataaagtacaTATTTGATTAGAGGAGAATAATTGCTGATAAATAGAAAGTTAATTCATTTCGATCTATCAATTGAAAGCTCATTGATTGGCGGAAAGAACGTTTGCCGAGGAAATAGCAGCACATCCATTCTCTACTCCGACAAACGTTGATTGatcaataattttcagaaGCACACAGGGAGAGGGATGTAAATTGCTTGGCTGTTTCGTGTGACTAAGCACAAGAATGCCTGAGAAAACTCCGAAGACGAATTCCTTGAAATTAATGCAACTTTCCTAACAAATAGTCTTGTCACGATTAATCTTTGATAAAATGGATTCAGATATTCAGTTGTAAGGATTTTTTGAACAGATTTAAGAAATCTTAAAATATCTCTGAATAATAAGTAACCCATGatgtattattgtatattttctacaaGTTTATCAATATCATATAAAAGGGGATACAGAAAGATGGAGAATAATTCaatatcattaaaattcaaagaatagAATAAAGAATCGTATTTTTCATGAATCTGTTCTTACACGAGTCTTCTTGCAAAAAGAGAGCAACTTCTTGCAACTACTACttaaggaaatataaaagctaaataaaatattagattatCTTTACAAACAATAAGTTCGATCGTGAGAGAGAAGCAGAAGTGCGTTGAAAAAGATCGATAGACAGACATCGTGTCTACCAGACTTGGTTCGATACGAATGTTCCATCGGAACAGAGCGACGAACCTCGAGGAACGAGAAAGGGCTTCGAACAATCTACTGGCTCCGCCCCCGTTTCCCTGTTGTCAGGCAATGGACGGGCCAGCTTTTACCGAGTTCCTCTTTCCTAGAGGGCAAAGTTCCTGATCACAGTTCACGCGGTAGATTCGTGCAGACAATACGTTGTGTGGTCGAAACGTCATCTAAAGTTGATACTGTTTTCGATAAGCTTCTTCTAGAAATGCATTTAAAGAACGATTTAAAGAACGATTTAAAGAATGGTCAAAAGCTTCATCTGACGGATGACTAAAAGAACAAGGAATAAGgaattaaaaaactaaaaaaaaaaattaaaaaatgagcACGATCGGAAAATGCCTATTGGACGGAAGAATTCTGTGGATCATTGACTGTGTCTCGAGACAAGATACATTTAAAAGTCTTGAGAGAAGAAAAGCAGCGATGTTGAACAATAAAGAGGTCGACAGACCAGAGGAAGATGACGAGGCCGGTGGAAGAtaacgaaaaatgaaagatcttTTAACCGATAGCAAGGTGAAGGAGCTTCAGGCCATGCTTTTTCCGGTTCATCCGATCCCTGgtaaatttaaacaatagCAGCGCGTCTAATTTGAGCAAGTGGAATAGAAATGTTTGTTTGTTGTCGGTACAGGCAGTACGCTGGCAAACTTGAACAAACTGCAGGAGTTGCACTTGCTGCAACTAGGACGATGCGACGCACCACGAAGGGAAACGGAGTTATCACTGTTCTCCATGCCCTTTGGAACCAGAGATGATCAATCGCAAGAAACTCTTCGGAGCATATTGGATACTCACTGCATGATAGACGGTATCACCCAGGAGACTGCTAGATGGCCCACAGAGTGTCAagtatacaatataatatgaaacaaatatacagggtgtctctACGAGGttcattttgattttatttcgttttaatgaATCAATCTTTGTATCAATTCACCATCATTAATTCTTGTTTGATATATCCTTTTTAAAGtcatacacatataaaaatcAACTAGCGTGAAATGGAAGATGTTACATTAGAGGCCAAAGTATTCTCtttgtatttcttatttttattataacattttaacGAAGCTTTAAATACCCCGTgattatttaatcttttttcctTGATTATAGGCATATGATGTATTGTAAAAAActgaaatattctatatatgaaatataagaaatataggaagaaaaaaaaaattcgaacaAAATGATCAAGCAATTAATACTTCAGGTACTTCCGGGAAGAGTTAGGCATATAGAATACTCTCCAGCCGTTCCAGAACCGTTCTACGTGCCAAGCGGGAAGGAGCCAAGGCCAAAACCATTGGGCGATGAATTTGGAACTGTGATATTTCGATATCATCCAACCAATGTCACCAGTTACGTGAGTCTATAATAATTCGtgcgataataattattgtaacaattataatttgaaGGAAGAATCAATTATTCGTTCAATGATCAACAGTTTAGTAGATCTTGTGTGGGTGGAAACACGGTTGCACCGTTTCCAACGGAATTTTCAGCCGATTCAAATGGAAACGAATCGAAGAACGTCGAAACTAATAGCAATATGTTCTTATTGACCAAAGTGTCTGACCTAATGGAAAATAACACCGATTTACATTTTGAATCTCGTTTCGAATCTGGCAACCTTTGCAAAGTTGTGAAGATCACCGACACGTATTACCAATTGTATCTTAGAAAAGATCTTTATACTCAAAGACATACCCAATGGTATTACTTCAGGATATCAAATACGAGGAGCAGAACGAATTACAGGTAAAcattcaattttgaaacttaattaattttctttatacaaaTCCATGCTTTTAccaaaatagagaaaaatttgttccacTCGCTAAATTTTatgagtattttattttaaatattttgcgtattatgtccattatgtatattttgatgcataaatgcataaatatccacggtatatttattacaaatatt
This Bombus pascuorum chromosome 1, iyBomPasc1.1, whole genome shotgun sequence DNA region includes the following protein-coding sequences:
- the LOC132905384 gene encoding glutamine-dependent NAD(+) synthetase gives rise to the protein MGRTVTVAVCSLNQWALDFDGNSRRILQSIQEAKDAGATYRSGPELEISGYSCEDHFYESDTLLHSWEVLATILKSPATEDMLVDVGMPVMHKNVTYNCRVAFLNRRILLIRPKMQLCEDGNYRESRWFSPWTKERTVEDYFLPRMISQITNQTVVPFGDAVISTRDTCVGFEICEELWNPMSNHIPMCLDGVEIIANGSGSYFELRKAYVTVDLVKSATFKSGGCYMFSNLRGCDGSRLYFSGGSSITLNGQILNRGKQFALDEVEVIVATFDLEDIRSYRNNIRSRSHLAARQPSYPRIKVDFALTSDILISIPPDRPIDVDLGPYEDENATGKLVYHTPDEEISLAPACWLWDYLRRSCQGGFFLPLSGGVDSASSACMVYSMCDMIVDSVNKGDAQVLSDIRKIVGDCEYVPTDPKQLCNTLLVTCYMGTENSSAETKARAAELANQIGSYHHSIVIDVAVSAILTIFQQVTKLTPRFKVQGGSPRENLALQNIQARLRMVIAYLFAQLMLWVRGRPGGLLVLGSSNVDEALRGYFTKYDCSSADINPIGGIAKNDLKSFLSYFRRKHGITALDKILDAPATAELEPLQGGQLAQLDEIDMGMTYKELGIFGRLRKQDCAGPFTMFCRLVHMWDKCTSKEVADKVKHFYRCYAINRHKMTILTPSCHAETYSPDDNRFDHRPFLYNHTWKWQFNAIDEQVKGLLNEEKSPRGRKDVPKVPAKPRFMPFSSVISNKTHPGVVV